CAATTTGCTGTTTGATAGAGCCATTCTATTTTGAAATAATATGGTGTTGATTTTCTCCGTCTTGTTTCAATAGGGAATGGCGATAAAATAAGTATTTATAACAACAGCGAAAACCCACAAAAAATAACAAAATTTATAGATTATGTCTATATGTTAAATAGATTTTTTCTACATAATTTTGTTATTTTATGTGATTATTTGTGGATTTGTGAGGTAGTTCACATTTAACGTTGACCAAAAATCGCAGTGCCGATTCTTACCATCGTTGAGCCACATTTAATCGCACTTTCCATATCCGCAGACATTCCCATTGAGAGAGTATCAATTTGTTGATTAGGGCATTGTTGTTGTAATTGTTGGAATAGCGTTTGCATTTGGTTAAATACGCTGATTTGTTCCGTTTGATCAGTGGTATTTTCTGGTATCGCCATAATGCCCCGTAAACGTAAGTGCGGTAGTTTTTCAATATGTTTTGCTAATGCCATTAATTCATTAGGTTGGATACCTGATTTACTTTGTTCATCACTGATATTAATTTGAATTAATACATTGAGTGGCGGTAAATGGCTTGGACGTTGTGCATTAAGACGATCGGCAATTTTGTTTCTTGATAGGGTTTGTATCCAATCAAAATGTTCTGCAACTAATTTGGTTTTGTTGGATTGTAATGGACCAATAAAATGCCATTCAAGTTTGATGCCTTGTTGTTGGCAATATTGGATTTTTTCTACCCCTTCTTGTACATAGTTTTCGCCAAAAGCATGTTGTCCACTTTGATAAGCGGTTAAAATGGCTTGTACGGGTTTGGTTTTGCTGACGGCTAAAAGTGTTACGGCATTTGGTTGTCTATTAGCTTGTTGGCAATATGTAGCGATATTGTGTTGAATTTGGCTAAGGTTTTGCTGAATTATGTTATTCATAGTTGGCTTAAATTATTCTCTTTAAAAAGGCTAGTGTCTGACTAGCCTTCTTGGATGTTAGATTTCATTATGTTCTGTTGCGACAAAACGTTCTATACGTCCGCCTAATGCACGCAGTTTTTCTTCAATATGTTCATAACCTCGATCGATATGATAAATACGATCGACGAGCGTTTCGCCACTGGCAATACAACCTGCCAAGACTAAGCTAGCGGAAGCACGTAAATCCGTTGCCATGACTTCTGCTCCTGATAGGCGTTGTACCCCATGACAAATGGCTGTATTTCCCTCGATTTCTGCTTTAGCACCCATACGAATAAGCTCAGGAATGTGCATAAAGCGATTTTCAAAAATGGTTTCGGTAATAATGCTGGTTCCTTCTGCAACCATATTTAACAGAGTAAATTGTGCTTGCATATCTGTTGGAAAACCCGGATAAGGGGCAGTACGGATATTTACCGCTTTAGGGCGATAGCCGAGCATATCTAGGGTAATGCTGTCTTCTTCAATATCAATTTGTGCCCCAGCTTCTTTCAGTTTATCAATGACCGCATCAAGGGTATCTGCTTTAGTGCCTTTGCAGGTTACTCGCCCTCCTGAAATGGCAGCAGCGACTAAAAATGTACCTGTTTCAATACGATCAGGTACAATATGATGTTCACAACCGCCTAAACGTTCAACGCCTTCAATAGTAATCATATCAGAGCCAGCACCAGAAATTTTTGCCCCTAGTTTATTTAAGAATAAAGCGGTATCGGTAATTTCAGGTTCGCGCGCCGCATTTTCAATAATGGTTGTACCTTTGGCTAAGGTTGCGGCGATCATAATGGATAAGGTTGCCCCTACACTCACTTTTTCCATAACGATACGCGTTCCTTTTAAACGCCCTTGTACAAAGGCTTTGACATAGCCATCTTCTAATTGAATGGTTGCACCTAATTTTTCTAAGCCACTAATATGTAAATCTACCGGTCTTGCCCCAATAGAGCAACCACCGGGTAGCGATACTTGACCTTGATTAAAACGTGCGACTAAAGGGGCTAATGCCCAAATAGAGGCTCGCATGGTCTTTACCAATTCATAAGGGGCAACGAAATGATCGATATTAGCACTATTGAGATGTACTCGCCCTTGTTCATCACGTTCAGCAATAACCCCTAATTGACGTAAAATTTTTAAGGTGGTATCAATATCCTTTAAATGAGGCACATTGGATAAGATAACAGGTTCTTCAGCAAGAATTGCCGCAAATAAAATGGGTAATGCGGCATTTTTTGCTCCAGAAATATTAATAGTCCCCTTTAAACAAGTTGGCCCTTGTACGCGAAATTTTTCCATAACGATGATCCTACTTGATTAGCTTGGTAAATTAAATAAGCGTTCACGTTTCCACTTTTCAACCGTAAAGGTTTTAATGGTTAAGGCGTGAATTTCATTGCGTGAAATATGCTCCATTAGTGGTGCATAGATCATTTGTTGTTGTTTCACTTTAGATAAACCTGCAAATTCATCGCTAACTGCAATAACGCCATAATGGGCGTTCTCTCCTTGTACATAGACTTCATCAAGATTTAAGGCTTGTTTCAAGATTTTTTCAATTTCTTGAGTTTCCATATTTTGTTTTCCATTTTCGTAAGATTAAAGTAAAAATTGTCGCACCCAAGGGGATAACCCGAATAAATCACTTAGCGTTAATAATTGCGAAGGGGCATTGTTCATCACAACTTGTTTGGTTGCTTGATTTAGGGTGTTGTTATTTTCAATATTCATTTGGGATTGATGTAGCAAATCGCATAACAAGGCAAATCCTGCAGAATCAATGCGGGTAATTTGCGTTAAATCCCAATAAATTTGGCGAGCCATCACCCATTTATTGCGTAAGGGTTGCTGTTGATCATAAAGTGGTCGTAAATGATCACGTGTTAGCTCGCCAATCAGATGAATATGGATTATATCATCTTGTTCAATAACTTCCCATTGTAATGCGGTGGGAGTAATTTCGTTTTTCACTGCTATTTACTCAATGTAATCGGGGCGTTGGCAGATTGTTGAATTTGAGCAGTTAACGCTTCAATACCCTGTTGACGTAAAATACCACTCCATTCATTTTGTTTGGTTACCACCATACTCACACCTTCGGCTGCCATATCATAGGCTTGCCATTCTCCCGTGCGGCTATTTTTACGCCATTTGAAATCAAGTTTAATAGGTGGTTGATTGCCAGATTGGATAATATTCACACGAATACTAACAATGGTTTTATCGCCCACTGGTTTTTCTTTCTCAATTTCAATTTTTTGATCGCTATACATGGTTAATACTTGAGCATAGGTTTGCTCAATAAAATTACCAAAGGCTTGGAAAAATTTTTCCCGTTGTTCTGGTGTAGTAGATTTAAAGTAAGATCCTAATACTAATGAACCAGCATAATTAATATGCACATAAGGTAATAGATCTTGACGTACAATAGTGCGTAAATAATTAGGGTCTTGTTTAATTTTTGCTTGATTTGCTTGAATATCAGCAAACAATTTTTCTGAGGCTTTTTGCATTAAGACATAAGGATTATCTGCCGCCATGACATTTAGGCTAAAAAGTGCGGTCAAAATCACCATTATTTTTGTTATCCATTGAGTCATTTGTTGTTTTAACATAACTTTCTCCATTTTGAGTTTTTGAACAAACTTTGCAATTAAGGCGTATTGCTGTTTG
Above is a window of Volucribacter amazonae DNA encoding:
- a CDS encoding STAS domain-containing protein, yielding MKNEITPTALQWEVIEQDDIIHIHLIGELTRDHLRPLYDQQQPLRNKWVMARQIYWDLTQITRIDSAGFALLCDLLHQSQMNIENNNTLNQATKQVVMNNAPSQLLTLSDLFGLSPWVRQFLL
- the mlaC gene encoding phospholipid-binding protein MlaC, with product MTQWITKIMVILTALFSLNVMAADNPYVLMQKASEKLFADIQANQAKIKQDPNYLRTIVRQDLLPYVHINYAGSLVLGSYFKSTTPEQREKFFQAFGNFIEQTYAQVLTMYSDQKIEIEKEKPVGDKTIVSIRVNIIQSGNQPPIKLDFKWRKNSRTGEWQAYDMAAEGVSMVVTKQNEWSGILRQQGIEALTAQIQQSANAPITLSK
- the murA gene encoding UDP-N-acetylglucosamine 1-carboxyvinyltransferase, with the protein product MEKFRVQGPTCLKGTINISGAKNAALPILFAAILAEEPVILSNVPHLKDIDTTLKILRQLGVIAERDEQGRVHLNSANIDHFVAPYELVKTMRASIWALAPLVARFNQGQVSLPGGCSIGARPVDLHISGLEKLGATIQLEDGYVKAFVQGRLKGTRIVMEKVSVGATLSIMIAATLAKGTTIIENAAREPEITDTALFLNKLGAKISGAGSDMITIEGVERLGGCEHHIVPDRIETGTFLVAAAISGGRVTCKGTKADTLDAVIDKLKEAGAQIDIEEDSITLDMLGYRPKAVNIRTAPYPGFPTDMQAQFTLLNMVAEGTSIITETIFENRFMHIPELIRMGAKAEIEGNTAICHGVQRLSGAEVMATDLRASASLVLAGCIASGETLVDRIYHIDRGYEHIEEKLRALGGRIERFVATEHNEI
- a CDS encoding YggS family pyridoxal phosphate-dependent enzyme, whose amino-acid sequence is MNNIIQQNLSQIQHNIATYCQQANRQPNAVTLLAVSKTKPVQAILTAYQSGQHAFGENYVQEGVEKIQYCQQQGIKLEWHFIGPLQSNKTKLVAEHFDWIQTLSRNKIADRLNAQRPSHLPPLNVLIQINISDEQSKSGIQPNELMALAKHIEKLPHLRLRGIMAIPENTTDQTEQISVFNQMQTLFQQLQQQCPNQQIDTLSMGMSADMESAIKCGSTMVRIGTAIFGQR
- a CDS encoding BolA family protein: METQEIEKILKQALNLDEVYVQGENAHYGVIAVSDEFAGLSKVKQQQMIYAPLMEHISRNEIHALTIKTFTVEKWKRERLFNLPS